TGGTTGTGGCATTATACCTATAATCTTTAGACCAAGTATCCTTATGGTGTATGATTTCCATTAATGCGTTAATGATAAAAACCAATTCTGTAGTGCTCATAATTGGGTGCAAGGATAAACGTACCCACCCTGGTTTTTCGCTGAGGTTTTTACCTTCAATTTGGTCCATGATCACAGCAGAACTCTCTTCTTTAATTTCACATAAATGGTGTGCATAGGTGCTGGCGCATGACCAACCTCCGCGTACTTGAATTCCAAAACGGTCGTTTAACAAACGTACAACCAAATTGTAGTGCATGTTGTTTATATTGAAGGAAACACAACCAATTTGTTTTTGATTCCGGGCACCTAATATTTTAATTTCAGAGCTATTTTCGACACTAGTATAAAACAAATGTAATAGCTCATCTTCACGCTGTTGTATTTTTTCAACACTCATTTTTTCTTTCAGATTGATGGCAAGTGCTGCACGAATCACTTGAAGAATTCCGGGTGTTCCGCCGTCTTCACGAGTTTCTATGTCTTCATAATAAGCAAATTCTCCACTTGGTTTTGTCCATTTTACATTACCTCCCCCTGGATGATCAGGAATTGTATTTTGATGTAATTTTTTATGATACACAAGCACACCACAACTTCCAGGCCCCCCCAAAAATTTATGAGGAGAAAAGAAAATAGCATCCAAATGTTCGTTTTCATTTATGGGGTGCATATCAATACCAACATAGGGTGCTGAAGCCGCAAAATCTACAAAGCAATAACCGCCGTGGTCGTGCATAATTTTTGCTAAAGTATGGTAGGGAGAAATAATTCCGGTAACGTTAGAACATGCAGTAAAAGACCCAATTAATACCTTGCGATTTTTATACTTTTTAATTTCAGTTTCTAAAATTTCAGGCTGTACCAATCCATTTTCGCATAAGGGTAATAGCACTACATCTGCACCAGTTTCGAACCAACAAACTTGGTTAGAATGGTGTTCCATGTGTGTCAGAAAAACAACAGGTTTATCTTCAACTAAGGCATAGGTTTTTGCTGGTGCCATTTTTAGAATTCGCAATAACTTGTTTAATGCACCCGTCATGCCTGTTCCTGTTGTCACTAAAACATCGTCTTGAGAGGCGTTTACGTGTTTTTTAATGGCCTGTCTCGCCTCCTGGTAAAGATAGGTTGTTGCTTTGCCACTTTCGCTTGAAAACGAATGTGTATTTGCCATCATAGGACCTACTTTTTCACAGATAATCTTTTCAATGGGCGCATATAACCTGCCGCTAGCAATCCAATCTGCATAGCGCATCTGCTGCACACCGTAATAGGAATTAAATGTTGTCGTGTCGCCAATGACATTTTTCTTAAAAGCATTAAAGTAGGCTTCTAATTCAGTGGTGTGGTTTGGCGTAACTAAATGCTCTTTCATAGCTCTGGTATCAAATGTCAGGCAGTTTCCTGATAAAAGTTGTTTGCAAAGTTAAAAGTTTTTTAACCCTTCTTGTAACCAATTGCGATAAATGTCGGTATCAGGCGTATAAACAACAGCAGCTATTAAGTAATCTTCATCATCTCATAGCCACACCCTTAAGACTGGTATGGGCTTTGTATTGGATTACTCGAAATTCACTCCATTTTTGACTATTGTATTCTAGGTTGTTTAGCTCGTGAATTTAAATTTTGCCATCACTCTTTTCATTATAAAATTAAAAGCGAGAAATGCTTTGACACATTTCTCGCTTTAAAAAATAGTTAAAAACTAATGTTCCTTGATAACTTAGGTTAACGAATTATTCTTGAAGTAAAGGTTTGAATACAATTTCGTAGGTTTCAGCATCTTTTAATAAGGCAGCCGTAAAATTCTGTACATCTTTTGCGGTTATCGAATTTACGATGTCTTCATAGTTTTTTGGATCATCCATATTATAGCCTTCCAAAACGAAATTAGATACCCAGCTCATATCATAGCGATTATAATCTTTTTGCTCTTTTCTTTCTTTGATATAATTGGTCAGTGTCTTATCCAAATCTAACTGTTGAATATCTCCTTTTGCAATTTTTGTGACTTCATTGTGAACGATGGTGATTAATTGTTCTACTTTATCAGGGTTACAATCAAAGTTTACCTGTAAATTAGCTTTCTCAGTGGGTCTTTTTGATAAAGATGCTCTTGCACTTGCGCCATAGGTTCCGCCTTCTTCTTCTCTCAAGGTTTCTGTATAGCGTAACTGTAAAATATCACCTAGCGTACTCGCTAAAAGATTATTCTTTAAACTGTGTTTAAAATTATTTTTATAGCCAATTCTTACTGATGCTTTTGGATCTTCCATTTGTAAATAAATGTCCTTATCTATAGCTTTTGCCGACCATGCAACCGAATTATCTTTCCAGTTTTCTTTAGCACCAGTAGCAGGAATACTTGCAATATACTGCTCTAAAAGGGGCTTTAGCGCGTCTTTTTGAATATCGCCAACAATAAAGAAATTAAAATCGGCAGCATTGCTGAAACGTGATTTGTAAATCTTTTCAATGGTTTCAAAATCAACATCATCTAGCATCGCCTGGTTAAAAATTCTTTGTTTTGGATTGTTGTTTCCATACAGCGTGGTAGTGACGCTATCTTGCATTTTTGCATTTATGTCTTTACTTCTGCGCGTTAAGAAGTTTCCAATATTATTTTCTAAAACTTTAAACGCATCTTGATCTAAACGTGGTTTTTCAAAGTTTAAATAGGCCATTTGTAACATGGTTTCAACATCTTTTGTAACGGCATTGCCGATAATCATTTCGTTAAGACCTGATACCACAACTTGCGTTCTTGCCGTTTTACCTGCCAAAACTTTTGGTAATTCAGTGGCTGAATAATCTCCTAGTCCGGATAATTGCACCAAACTACCTAACATCGTTGCCGATGGCAAATCGGAATCTTCTAATAAAGATTCTCCGCCATAACTCGTTGCCATAAACTGCACATCATCTTTGTTTTTATCTGCAAATTTAAAATACACCGTGGCACCATTACTTAGTTTAAATTCAGTTGCGCCTGTTTCTTTCATCAGTTTTTCAGAAACGATGTTCCCTTTTTTGATGGTAACCCCAGAAATTAAGGTTTTGTCGCCAAATTCGTCTTCATAAGCAGTCAAATTGTTGTCATTTTCGACGGTATTTATGATGTTTAGGGCTTCTTCTTTTGTTAAATTGTTTTCATCTTTTACCCCTGTAACCATAAGAATACGGTTTTCTTTGGTGTATAATTTTTTAATCGTTTCGTGCAGCTCTTCTGCGGTTAGGGCCGCAAAAATTTGTTGAGCAATTTCGTATTCTTGGGTAACGTCGGTCATGGTTTCATTATCCAAGTAGTTTTGTTTAATGGTATTGATGATAGCGCGATGCGGTAAATCACTCTCTTTACTTATTTGATTTTCGTAAGAGCTTGAGTACCTTTTGACCATACGATCAATTTCTGCTTTTGTAAAGCCAAATTTTACCGCTCGAACAACTTCCGTTAAGGCAGTTTTAAAAGCTTCTTGTTGTTGTCCTGGTTTTGGTCCTATACCAATAGATAATTGATTTTTAGCTCTTGCCAAATCACTATAATAAATGTTAGCACCTAGAAAAGGGGCCTCTGGTTTTTGGCTTATTTCTCTTATCCTCGCAGAGATCATTCCTGTTGCCATTCCGTTTAATAGTGATTCTTTTAAATCTTTAACCGTTTGATTTTCTAAGGATTTTGGATGGGTAATATTAAATGAAATGCTCGATGTAGAAACTTCTTCATCCATCGACATTTTGTAAAGCATTTCTTTATTATCATCTATTTGAACAATAAAACGTTCAATAGGGTTTTCAACCGCAGGAATATCTGAAAACATAGTTTTGATTCTTTTTTCCATCTCAGCGACGTCGATATCACCAACAATAGCGATAGCTTGAAGATCAGTGCGGTACCAATCGTGATAAAAATCACGTAAGGCTTTATACTCAAAATTGTCAATGACATCCATGATGCCTATTGGCATTCTATTAGAATAGGTAGAATTATTAAACATAGTAGGTAGTGATTGTTGAAGAATACGCATACCGCCACTTTGGCGCGTTCTCCATTCTTCTTTAATAACACC
The sequence above is drawn from the Cellulophaga sp. Hel_I_12 genome and encodes:
- a CDS encoding aminotransferase class V-fold PLP-dependent enzyme, coding for MKEHLVTPNHTTELEAYFNAFKKNVIGDTTTFNSYYGVQQMRYADWIASGRLYAPIEKIICEKVGPMMANTHSFSSESGKATTYLYQEARQAIKKHVNASQDDVLVTTGTGMTGALNKLLRILKMAPAKTYALVEDKPVVFLTHMEHHSNQVCWFETGADVVLLPLCENGLVQPEILETEIKKYKNRKVLIGSFTACSNVTGIISPYHTLAKIMHDHGGYCFVDFAASAPYVGIDMHPINENEHLDAIFFSPHKFLGGPGSCGVLVYHKKLHQNTIPDHPGGGNVKWTKPSGEFAYYEDIETREDGGTPGILQVIRAALAINLKEKMSVEKIQQREDELLHLFYTSVENSSEIKILGARNQKQIGCVSFNINNMHYNLVVRLLNDRFGIQVRGGWSCASTYAHHLCEIKEESSAVIMDQIEGKNLSEKPGWVRLSLHPIMSTTELVFIINALMEIIHHKDTWSKDYRYNATTNEFDALYEIKSDPNRYKNILEVN
- a CDS encoding pitrilysin family protein, with amino-acid sequence MKKVTVLFAFLFCLSLLAQNSNLNDPLPENNKITKGVLTNGMTYYLYPTDVTKDVASYYIIQNVGSVLENDNQQGLAHFLEHMAFNGTENFEGKGILNTLQKVGAVFGKDINAYTSFDETVYNMDNIPTTDELVTTCLTVLRDWSNYLLLTDEEIDAERGVIKEEWRTRQSGGMRILQQSLPTMFNNSTYSNRMPIGIMDVIDNFEYKALRDFYHDWYRTDLQAIAIVGDIDVAEMEKRIKTMFSDIPAVENPIERFIVQIDDNKEMLYKMSMDEEVSTSSISFNITHPKSLENQTVKDLKESLLNGMATGMISARIREISQKPEAPFLGANIYYSDLARAKNQLSIGIGPKPGQQQEAFKTALTEVVRAVKFGFTKAEIDRMVKRYSSSYENQISKESDLPHRAIINTIKQNYLDNETMTDVTQEYEIAQQIFAALTAEELHETIKKLYTKENRILMVTGVKDENNLTKEEALNIINTVENDNNLTAYEDEFGDKTLISGVTIKKGNIVSEKLMKETGATEFKLSNGATVYFKFADKNKDDVQFMATSYGGESLLEDSDLPSATMLGSLVQLSGLGDYSATELPKVLAGKTARTQVVVSGLNEMIIGNAVTKDVETMLQMAYLNFEKPRLDQDAFKVLENNIGNFLTRRSKDINAKMQDSVTTTLYGNNNPKQRIFNQAMLDDVDFETIEKIYKSRFSNAADFNFFIVGDIQKDALKPLLEQYIASIPATGAKENWKDNSVAWSAKAIDKDIYLQMEDPKASVRIGYKNNFKHSLKNNLLASTLGDILQLRYTETLREEEGGTYGASARASLSKRPTEKANLQVNFDCNPDKVEQLITIVHNEVTKIAKGDIQQLDLDKTLTNYIKERKEQKDYNRYDMSWVSNFVLEGYNMDDPKNYEDIVNSITAKDVQNFTAALLKDAETYEIVFKPLLQE